A single Vulpes vulpes isolate BD-2025 chromosome 16, VulVul3, whole genome shotgun sequence DNA region contains:
- the PLXNB2 gene encoding plexin-B2 translates to MALQLWALTLLGLGVTGAGLRPRKLDMFRSETELNHLVVDEASGVVYLGAVNALYQLSAELQLEQQAATGPALDNKKCTPPIEPSQCHEAVQTDNVNQLLLLDPPGKRLVECGSLFKGICALRALNNISTLLFYEDGSGEKSFVASNDESVSTVGLVSATSPGGERVLFVGKGNGPHDNGIIVSTRLLDRTEGREAFEAYTDHATYKAGYLSANTQQFVAAFEDGLYVFFVFNQQDKHPPRNRTLLARMCKQDPFYYSYLELDLQCRDPSDPQAPRFSTCLAASVAGPGAGRVLYAVFSRDGRSAGGPRAGLCLFPLDEVHAKMEANRNACYTGSREAGRDTFYKPFHGDIQCGGHGTGASESFPCGSEHLPYPLGSRDGLTATAVLQRGGLNLTAVVVTAENGHTVAFLGTSDGRVLKVYLAPDGTSAEYGSILVEINKRIKRDLALSANLTSLYAMTQDKVFRLPVQECHSYPSCQQCRSSQDPYCGWCVVEGRCTRRVECPRAEESGHWLWSRDEACVAVTGAQPQNMSRRAQGEVQLTVSPLPALSEEDELLCLFGNLPAHAARVEGDVVICNSPHTIPRTPAGQDHVAVSIQLRFRRNNTFLTSHQYPFYDCREAMSLAENLPCISCTSNRWTCQWDLRYHECREASPNPEDGIVRAHMEDNCPQFLNPSPLVIPMNHETDVTFQGKNLETVKGSSLHVGSDLLKFEEPVSAQEPGTFFFRTPKLSHDTNETLPLHLYVKSYGKNVDSKLQVTLYNCSFGRSDCSLCLAADPAYKCVWCAGQGRCVYEALCSNTTSECPPPVITRIHPETGPLGGGIRITILGSNLGVTADDVKRVTVAGQNCAFEPERYSVSTRIVCAIEAAAGPITGGVTVDVNGKLGHSPPHVQFTYQQPQPLGVDPKQGPQAGGTTLTISGTHLDTGSEEDVRVTLNDVPCKVTQFGAQLQCVTGPQSVLGELPLEIYYGGSRVPSPGVLFTYRENPVLRAFEPLRSFVSGGRSINVTGQGFSLIQRFAMVVIAEPLQSWRQRREAGLLQPTTVMGTEYVFYNDSKVVFSSPAVPEEPEAYNLTALIQMDGHRALLRTEAGAFEYVADPTFENFTGGVKKQVNKLIHARGTNLNKAMTLHEAEAFVGAERCIMKTLTETDLYCEPPEVQPPPKRRQKRDTTHNLPEFIVKFGSREWVLGRVEYDTRASDVPLSLILPLVIVPMVVVIAVSVYCYWRKSQQAEREYEKIKSQLEGLEESVRDRCKKEFTDLMIEMEDQTNDVHEAGIPVLDYKTYTDRVFFLPSKDGDKDVMITGRLDIPESRRSVVEQALYQFSNLLNSKSFLVTFIHTLESQREFSARAKVYFASLLTVALHGKLEYYTDIMRTLFLELMEQYVVAKNPKLMLRRSETVVERMLSNWMSICLYQYLKDSAGEPLYKLFKAIKHQVEKGPVDAVQKKAKYTLNDTGLLGDDVEYAPLTVSVIVQDEGADAIPVKVLNCDTISQVKEKIIDQVYRTQPCSRWPKADSVVLEWRPGSTAQILSDLDLTSQREGRWKRINTLMHYNVRDGATLILSTVGVSQQPEDSQPDLPGERHALLEEENRVWHLVRPADEVDEGKSKRGSVKEKERTKAITEIYLTRLLSVKGTLQQFVDNFFQSVLAPGHAVPPAVKYFFDFLDEQAEKHDIKDEDTIHIWKTNSLPLRFWVNILKNPHFIFDVHVHEVVDASLSVIAQTFMDACTRTEHKLSRDSPSNKLLYAKEISTYKKMVEDYYKGIRQMVQVSDQDMNTHLAEISRAHTDSLNTLVALHQLYQYTQKYYDEIINALEEDPAAQKMQLAFRLQQIAAALENKVTDL, encoded by the exons ATGGCTCTGCAGCTCTGGGCGCTGACCCTCCTGGGCCTGGGGGTCACGGGTGCAGGCCTGCGGCCCCGAAAGCTGGACATGTTCCGCAGCGAGACGGAGCTGAACCACCTGGTGGTGGACGAGGCGTCAGGCGTGGTGTACCTGGGGGCGGTGAATGCGCTCTACCAGCTGAGCGCCGAGCTGCAGCTGGAGCAGCAGGCGGCCACCGGCCCGGCCCTGGACAACAAGAAGTGCACGCCGCCCATTGAGCCGAGCCAGTGTCATGAGGCCGTGCAGACGGACAACGTCAACCAGCTCCTGCTGCTTGACCCTCCTGGGAAGCGCCTGGTTGAGTGCGGCAGCCTCTTCAAGGGCATCTGTGCCCTGCGTGCACTCAACAACATCTCCACGCTGCTCTTCTACGAGGACGGTAGTGGCGAGAAGTCCTTCGTGGCCAGCAACGACGAGAGTGTGAGCACGGTGGGGCTGGTGAGTGCCACGAGCCCTGGCGGCGAGCGAGTTCTGTTCGTGGGCAAAGGCAACGGGCCGCACGACAACGGCATCATCGTGAGCACGCGCCTGCTGGACCGGACCGAGGGCAGGGAGGCCTTCGAGGCCTACACAGACCACGCCACCTACAAGGCCGGGTACCTGTCCGCCAACACGCAGCAGTTTGTGGCCGCCTTTGAGGACGGCCTCTACGTCTTCTTCGTCTTCAACCAGCAGGATAAGCACCCGCCGCGGAACCGCACGCTCCTGGCTCGCATGTGCAAGCAGGACCCCTTCTACTACTCCTACCTGGAGCTGGACCTGCAGTGCCGCGACCCCAGCGACCCCCAGGCGCCCCGCTTCAGCACGTGCCTGGCAGCCTCCGTGGCTGGGCCGGGCGCCGGCAGGGTGCTGTACGCCGTGTTCAGCAGGGATGGCCGGAGCGCCGGGGGCCCCCGCGCGGGCCTCTGTCTCTTCCCGCTCGACGAGGTCCACGCCAAGATGGAGGCCAACCGCAACGCCTGCTACACCGGCTCCCGGGAGGCGGGCCGAGACACCTTCTATAAGCCCTTCCACGGCGACATCCAGTGTGGCGGCCACGGAACG GGCGCCAGTGAGAGCTTCCCGTGCGGCTCGGAGCACCTGCCCTACCCGCTGGGCAGCAGAGACGGACTCACAGCCACGGCCGTGCTGCAGCGCGGCGGCCTGAACCTGACGGCCGTGGTGGTGACCGCCGAGAATGGCCACACGGTCGCCTTCCTGGGCACCTCCGACGGCCGGGTCCTCAAG GTGTACCTTGCCCCGGACGGTACCTCTGCGGAGTACGGCTCCATCCTCGTGGAGATCAACAAGAGAATCAAGCGGGACCTGGCACTGTCTGCCAACCTGACCAGTCTCTACGCCATGACCCAGGACAAG GTGTTCCGGCTGCCGGTCCAGGAGTGTCACAGCTACCCAAGTTGCCAGCAGTGCCGCAGCTCGCAGGACCCCTACTGCGGCTGGTGCGTTGTTGAGGGACG ATGCACCAGGAGGGTCGAGTGCCCTCGGGCAGAGGAGAGCGGCCACTGGCTGTGGAGCCGTGACGAGGCCTGTGTGGCTGTCACCGGAGCGCAGCCCCAGAACATGAGCCGACGGGCGCAGGGCGAG GTGCAGCTGAccgtcagccccctcccagccctgagCGAGGAGGACGAGCTGCTGTGCCTCTTCGGGAATTTGCCGGCACACGCTGCCCGCGTGGAAGGGGACGTGGTCATCTGCAACTCCCCGCACACCATTCCTCGCACACCAGCCGGCCAAG ACCACGTGGCCGTGAGCATCCAGCTCCGCTTCAGACGCAACAACACCTTCCTCACATCCCACCAGTACCCATTCTACGACTGTCGGGAGGCCATGAGCCTGGCAGAGAACCTGCC GTGCATCTCCTGCACAAGCAACCGCTGGACCTGCCAGTGGGACCTGCGCTACCACGAGTGTCGGGAGGCCTCCCCCAACCCTGAGGACGGCATCGTCCGTGCCCACATG GAGGACAACTGCCCCCAGTTCCTGAACCCCAGCCCCCTGGTCATCCCCATGAACCACGAGACAGACGTGACCTTCCAGGGCAAGAACCTGGAGACGGTGAAG GGTTCCTCTCTGCACGTGGGCAGTGACCTGCTCAAGTTTGAGGAGCCAGTGAGCGCCCAGGAACCAGGAACCTTCTTCTTTAGGACCCCAAAG CTCTCCCACGACACCAACGAGACCCTGCCTTTGCACCTGTACGTCAAGTCCTACGGCAAGAACGTTGACAGCAAGCTCCAAG TCACCCTGTACAACTGCTCCTTCGGCCGGAGCGACTGCAGCCTGTGCCTGGCTGCCGACCCAGCGTACAAGTGCGTGTGGTGCGCCGGGCAGGGCAGGTGCGTGTACGAGGCTCTGTGCAGCAACACCACCTCTGAGTGCCCACCGCCCGTCATCACCAGG ATCCATCCTGAGACGGGCCCACTGGGTGGGGGCATTCGAATCACGATCTTGGGGTCCAATTTGGGGGTCACCGCGGATGACGTCAAGAGGGTCACCGTGGCAGGCCAGAACTGCGCCTTTGAGCCAGAGCGCTACTCCGTGTCCACCCG GATCGTGTGTGCCATTGAGGCTGCGGCGGGGCCCATCACCGGGGGCGTCACGGTGGATGTCAACGGGAAGCTGGGTCACTCACCACCCCATGTCCAGTTCACCTACCAG cagccccagcccctcgGCGTGGACCCAAAACAGGGGCCGCAGGCAGGAGGCACCACACTGACCATCAGCGGCACCCATCTGGACACGGGCTCTGAGGAGGACGTGCGGGTGACCCTCAACGACGTCCCCTGTAAAGT GACACAGTTTGGGGCACAGCTGCAGTGTGTCACCGGCCCACAGTCCGTGCTGGGGGAGCTGCCCCTGGAGATTTACTACGGGGGCTCCCGGGTGCCCAGCCCCGGCGTCCTCTTCACCTACCGCGAGAACCCAGTGCTGCGGGCCTTTGAACCACTGCGAAGCTTCGTCAG TGGTGGCCGTAGCATCAACGTCACGGGCCAGGGCTTCAGCCTCATCCAGAGATTCGCCATGGTGGTCATAGCCGAGCCCCTGCAGTCCTGGCGGCAGCGGCGGGAGGCCGGGCTCCTGCAGCCCACGACG GTCATGGGCACGGAGTACGTGTTCTACAACGACTCCAAGGTCGTGTTCTCGTCCCCGGCGGTCCCCGAGGAGCCCGAGGCCTACAACCTCACAGCCCTCATCCAGATGGACGGGCACCGTGCCCTGCTCAGGACCGAGGCCGGGGCCTTTGAGTACGTGGCCGACCCCACCTTTGAGAACTTCACGGGGGGCGTCAAGAAGCAGGTCAACAAGCTCATCCATGCCCGG GGCACTAACCTCAACAAGGCAATGACGCTTCACGAGGCCGAGGCCTTTGTTGGTGCCGAACGGTGCATCATGAAGACGCTGACAGAGACGGATCTGTACTGCGAGCCTCCCGAGGTGCAGCCTCCCCCGAAGCGGCGGCAGAAGCGGGACACGACGCATAACCTGCCTGAGTTTATC GTGAAATTCGGGTCTCGGGAGTGGGTGCTGGGCCGTGTAGAGTATGACACGAGGGCGAGCGACGTGCCACTCAGCCTCATCCTGCCACTGGTCATCGTGCCCATGGTGGTGGTCATCGCCGTGTCTGTCTACTGCTACTG GAGGAAGAGCCAACAGGCGGAGCGCGAATACGAGAAGATCAAGTCCCAGCTGGAGGGCCTGGAGGAGAGCGTGCGGGACCGCTGCAAGAAGGAGTTCACAG ACCTGATGATCGAGATGGAGGACCAGACCAACGACGTGCACGAGGCGGGCATCCCGGTGCTGGACTACAAGACCTACACCGACCGTGTCTTCTTCCTGCCCTCGAAGGACGGCGACAAGGACGTGATGATCACGGGCCGACTGGACATCCCCGAGTCGCGGCGGTCTGTGGTGGAGCAGGCCCTGTACCAGTTCTCCAACCTGCTCAACAGCAAGTCCTTTCTGGTCACT TTTATCCACACCCTGGAGAGCCAGCGCGAGTTCTCCGCCCGCGCCAAGGTCTACTTCGCGTCCCTGCTGACAGTGGCACTGCACGGGAAGCTGGAGTACTACACGGACATCATGCGCACGCTCTTCCTAGAGCTCATGGAGCAGTACGTGGTGGCCAAGAACCCCAAGCTGATGCTGCGCAG GTCGGAGACGGTGGTAGAGAGGATGTTGTCCAACTGGATGTCCATCTGCCTGTACCAGTACCTCAAG GACAGCGCCGGCGAGCCCCTGTACAAGCTTTTCAAGGCCATCAAGCATCAGGTGGAAAAGGGGCCCGTTGACGCCGTGCAGAAGAAGGCCAAGTACACGCTCAACGATACAGGGCTGCTGGGCGATGATGTGGAGTACGCACCCCTG ACAGTGAGCGTGATCGTCCAAGACGAAGGCGCAGATGCCATCCCAGTCAAGGTCCTCAACTGTGACACCATCTCCCAGGTCAAGGAGAAGATCATCGACCAGGTGTACCGCACGCAGCCGTGCTCCCGCTGGCCAAAGGCTGACAGTGTGGTCCTCG AGTGGCGTCCAGGCTCCACGGCCCAGATCCTGTCAGACCTGGACCTGACCTCCCAGCGGGAGGGCCGGTGGAAGCGCATCAACACCCTGATGCACTACAAT GTCCGGGACGGAGCCACGCTCATCCTGTCCACGGTGGGAGTGTCGCAGCAGCCGGAGGACAGCCAGCCGGACCTGCCCGGGGAGC GCCACGccctcctggaggaggagaaCCGCGTGTGGCACCTGGTGCGGCCAGCGGACGAGGTAGATGAGGGCAAGTCCAAGCGGGGCAGCGTGAAGGAGAAGGAGCGTACCAAGGCCATCACCGAGATCTACCTGACGCGTCTGCTGTCCGTCAAG GGCACACTGCAGCAGTTCGTGGACAACTTCTTCCAGAGCGTCCTGGCGCCCGGACACGCGGTGCCACCAGCCGTCAAGTATTTCTTCGACTTCCTGGACGAGCAGGCGGAGAAGCACGACATCAAGGACGAGGACACCATCCACATCTGGAAGACCAACAG tttaccACTCCGGTTCTGGGTGAACATTCTCAAGAACCCGCACTTCATCTTCGACGTGCACGTTCACGAGGTGGTGGACGCCTCCCTGTCGGTCATTGCGCAGACCTTCATGGATGCCTGTACGCGCACCGAGCACAAGCTGAGCCGC GACTCCCCCAGCAACAAGCTGCTCTATGCCAAGGAGATCTCCACCTATAAGAAGATGGTAGAGGA TTATTACAAGGGAATCCGACAGATGGTGCAGGTCAGCGACCAGGACATGAACACACACTTGGCAGAGATTTCGCGG GCGCACACAGACTCCCTGAACACCCTTGTGGCCCTGCACCAGCTCTACCAGTACACGCAGAAGTACTACGACGAG ATCATCAACGCCCTGGAGGAGGATCCCGCCGCGCAGAAGATGCAGCTGGCCTTTCGCCTCCAGCAGATCGCGGCTGCGCTGGAGAACAAAGTCACAGACCTTTGA